The Chryseobacterium suipulveris genome window below encodes:
- a CDS encoding TetR/AcrR family transcriptional regulator has product MTLTEKQKEILEVAKTFFAERGYVETSMRDLAQQLNIKAASIYSHFKSKEEILTIISNEIYDMMKSNMEKIQQENLNPTDKFLLYVKLHILAVTNYQQSFRIYYKYWNLSKTNAAKYGLLNYEYFDFIKKLVYDVFPKLKEQVFYIPNATPLFIIDTLNSIPKIINPENPDIEGVVKDIQDRLMYGLPERHVIFHLN; this is encoded by the coding sequence ATGACACTCACAGAAAAACAGAAAGAGATTCTTGAAGTCGCCAAAACATTCTTTGCGGAACGAGGATACGTTGAAACATCCATGCGTGATCTGGCTCAACAACTCAATATAAAAGCGGCTTCGATTTACTCACATTTCAAGTCGAAGGAAGAGATTCTTACTATTATTAGCAATGAAATTTACGACATGATGAAAAGCAATATGGAGAAAATACAGCAGGAAAATCTAAATCCTACCGACAAATTCTTGCTATATGTAAAGCTTCATATTCTGGCTGTGACTAATTATCAGCAATCTTTCCGTATCTATTATAAATACTGGAACTTATCGAAAACAAATGCGGCAAAATACGGCCTACTTAATTATGAGTATTTCGACTTTATAAAAAAGTTGGTTTATGACGTGTTTCCGAAGCTGAAAGAACAGGTTTTCTATATCCCCAATGCGACCCCGCTTTTCATTATCGATACATTGAACAGCATTCCGAAAATCATCAATCCTGAAAACCCCGATATCGAGGGTGTAGTGAAAGACATTCAGGATCGACTGATGTACGGGTTACCAGAAAGACATGTGATTTTTCACCTCAATTAA